In Mongoliitalea daihaiensis, one DNA window encodes the following:
- a CDS encoding peptidoglycan DD-metalloendopeptidase family protein, with the protein MNKKWISTGILVLCLGAGYYLYNQVYSDTIPEEPELEVYEEEEEEEVLLYGINAKDLDVIEGVVGKNQTLSSILAPFNIPFQIIDEIAKKSKEIFDVRKIAYNKKFTVLTAKDSSQAQFFIYEPNPLEYVVINFEDIEIYKEERPVSYRPVELGGEITSNLSSNMTGLGISYDVVDQFADLFGWSIDFGSLQKGDEFKVVFQEKIVDETVVGNGEIELAYFKHKGEELFAIPFEQNGQVSFFDQEGNSFKKAFLRDPLKYTRISSRYNLNRFHPVQKRYKPHLGTDYAAPTGTEIRTVGDGTVVEARFTSANGNYVKIKHNETYTTQYLHMSKIASGMKPGMRVKQGQVIGYVGSTGLATGPHLCFRFWKNGKQVDWLKEKIPPTEPISPANRAAFELVKAEKLGVLAAIPIQSEEKLLADN; encoded by the coding sequence ATGAATAAAAAATGGATCAGCACAGGGATTTTGGTGCTATGTTTAGGTGCCGGTTATTACTTATACAATCAAGTGTATTCTGATACTATCCCTGAAGAACCTGAACTGGAAGTCTACGAAGAAGAGGAAGAGGAAGAAGTATTACTTTACGGAATCAATGCCAAGGATTTAGATGTAATTGAAGGTGTAGTGGGGAAAAACCAGACCCTTTCATCAATTTTGGCCCCCTTCAATATACCTTTTCAAATCATCGATGAAATAGCCAAAAAGTCCAAAGAGATTTTTGATGTTCGAAAAATTGCCTACAACAAAAAATTCACAGTTTTAACAGCGAAAGACTCCTCTCAGGCACAATTTTTTATCTATGAGCCCAACCCCTTGGAGTATGTGGTCATCAATTTTGAAGACATAGAGATTTACAAAGAAGAAAGACCTGTTAGTTACCGCCCGGTTGAGTTGGGTGGAGAGATCACATCCAATTTATCCTCCAACATGACAGGATTAGGGATCAGTTACGATGTAGTGGATCAATTTGCCGATTTATTTGGATGGTCCATTGATTTTGGTTCCCTGCAAAAAGGAGATGAGTTTAAGGTGGTTTTTCAAGAAAAAATAGTGGATGAGACAGTCGTAGGCAATGGTGAGATTGAACTTGCCTATTTTAAGCATAAAGGGGAGGAGTTATTTGCTATCCCGTTTGAGCAAAATGGACAAGTTTCCTTTTTTGATCAGGAGGGGAATAGTTTTAAAAAGGCATTTTTAAGAGATCCCTTAAAATATACCCGCATTTCATCACGATATAATTTGAATCGATTTCATCCGGTTCAAAAGCGCTATAAGCCCCATCTAGGGACCGATTATGCTGCCCCTACAGGGACAGAGATAAGAACAGTAGGAGATGGCACAGTGGTAGAGGCACGCTTTACGAGTGCTAATGGGAATTATGTTAAAATCAAGCATAATGAAACCTACACGACTCAATACCTACACATGTCCAAAATTGCCTCGGGAATGAAACCTGGCATGCGCGTGAAGCAAGGGCAGGTAATTGGTTATGTTGGGAGCACAGGTTTGGCTACCGGTCCGCATTTGTGTTTCAGATTCTGGAAAAATGGGAAGCAAGTGGATTGGTTAAAGGAAAAAATCCCACCTACAGAGCCGATTTCCCCGGCAAACAGGGCAGCTTTCGAGTTGGTCAAAGCAGAGAAATTAGGAGTTTTAGCCGCGATCCCAATTCAGTCAGAAGAGAAATTATTAGCGGATAATTGA